One window of uncultured Trichococcus sp. genomic DNA carries:
- a CDS encoding Gx transporter family protein, producing the protein MNKNKRLIYISLLAAQGVVITLLERAIPFPFAFAPGAKLGLANIITLLAIFTLPYKDSFKVVWMRLLISTLLGGTLSTFLYSFAGAFLSYGGMLLVRLLGPKRVSMIGISAAGGILHNVGQLAMASLIAQSFSVMLYLPILSVTGIFSGIAVGVAANYLLEHVSTIRQFQSEEAAKSKLTKAWYEASLIYRKEHD; encoded by the coding sequence ATGAATAAAAATAAACGTTTGATCTATATTTCATTATTGGCTGCGCAGGGTGTGGTCATCACGTTGCTGGAGCGGGCGATTCCGTTTCCGTTCGCGTTTGCGCCGGGTGCGAAGCTGGGTTTGGCGAACATCATTACATTATTGGCGATCTTTACGCTGCCGTACAAAGATAGTTTCAAAGTCGTGTGGATGCGGTTGTTGATCTCGACGTTGTTGGGCGGGACATTATCGACCTTCCTTTACAGTTTTGCGGGGGCCTTTTTGAGTTATGGCGGGATGCTTTTGGTCCGGCTTCTGGGGCCGAAGCGGGTCAGCATGATCGGCATCAGTGCTGCCGGCGGGATTCTGCATAATGTCGGTCAGTTGGCGATGGCAAGTCTGATCGCACAATCGTTCAGCGTGATGCTCTATTTACCGATCCTTTCCGTGACCGGCATCTTCTCGGGGATCGCGGTCGGGGTGGCGGCGAATTACTTGTTGGAGCATGTCTCGACGATCCGCCAATTCCAATCGGAGGAGGCCGCTAAAAGTAAATTGACGAAAGCGTGGTATGAGGCTTCACTGATTTATCGGAAAGAGCATGACTAG
- a CDS encoding NAD(P)/FAD-dependent oxidoreductase, translating into MSKKNIVVVGAGFAGVAAAKKLSRHFKKNPDVLITLIDKHSYQTYMTELHEVAAGRVQPDAIQYDLQRLFSRSKNVDIVTDEVTHVDREAKVVTTSSHSFNYDYLILAMGGEPNTFNVPGVDEHAFTMWSWEDANKIRRHIQDTVEAASNEHDDAKRKAMLTAVVSGAGFTGVELVGDLMEWKDHLAKANKLDPAEFSLYLVEAAPQILGVVTEKEQQKAEKYMLKQGIQIIKGNGVANVEKDSVELSDGTVIPTHTLIWTAGVKANSDAAAYGIEQARAGRLVANKYMEAKDSDGVYLAGDLVYYEEPDKDNAPVPQIVQSAEQTAHTAAANIIASIEGTEKHEHKGTYQGFMISIGSRYGVAYLMDKIHLSGFIAMLVKHIVNLFYFMTIGSGYYFVQYIYHEFFHIKEKRNIFRGHLSRLGNVLWALPLRVFYGSMWTWEAVKKIYGLYGTTSWFGDEVVLPFAWLKEATTGASEAVTETVSHPVFGLSYAYGEEPMMIFKEAPEWFNSIMQIMIPNVEMALFFQKFMTIVELLIGLAIIAGLFTFLANAATIALVISFSLSGMFYWVNMWFIPVAIALMNGSGRAFGLDYYVIPWIQKKLDNWWYGKTKSIYRPGIGQ; encoded by the coding sequence ATGAGTAAAAAGAATATTGTGGTTGTGGGAGCAGGCTTCGCCGGTGTGGCCGCCGCGAAGAAATTGTCCCGACATTTCAAGAAAAATCCGGATGTCTTGATCACCTTGATCGACAAACATTCCTACCAAACGTACATGACCGAGTTGCATGAGGTGGCAGCGGGACGTGTGCAGCCCGATGCGATTCAATATGATCTGCAACGTCTGTTCAGCCGTAGCAAAAACGTGGATATCGTCACCGACGAAGTCACCCATGTGGACCGTGAAGCCAAAGTGGTCACAACCAGCAGCCACAGTTTCAACTACGACTATTTGATCCTGGCGATGGGTGGAGAGCCGAATACGTTCAACGTCCCGGGCGTCGATGAGCATGCCTTCACGATGTGGTCTTGGGAAGATGCGAACAAAATTCGCCGTCATATCCAGGATACGGTCGAAGCGGCGTCGAATGAACACGATGATGCGAAACGCAAAGCAATGTTGACTGCAGTAGTCAGCGGTGCCGGGTTTACCGGCGTGGAACTGGTCGGCGACTTGATGGAATGGAAAGACCATCTGGCCAAAGCCAACAAATTGGATCCGGCTGAATTCAGCCTCTATCTGGTTGAAGCTGCACCGCAGATTTTGGGCGTCGTGACCGAAAAGGAACAACAAAAAGCCGAGAAATACATGCTGAAGCAAGGCATCCAGATCATCAAAGGCAATGGGGTTGCGAACGTCGAGAAGGACAGCGTCGAGTTGTCTGATGGAACGGTCATTCCGACACACACGCTGATCTGGACGGCAGGGGTAAAAGCCAACTCGGACGCAGCCGCTTACGGCATTGAGCAAGCAAGAGCGGGCCGTTTGGTAGCCAATAAATACATGGAAGCGAAAGATTCCGATGGCGTCTACTTGGCAGGGGACTTAGTCTACTACGAAGAGCCTGACAAAGACAATGCGCCGGTGCCACAAATCGTGCAATCCGCTGAGCAAACGGCACACACAGCCGCAGCCAACATCATCGCTTCTATCGAAGGCACTGAGAAGCACGAACACAAAGGCACGTATCAAGGGTTCATGATTTCGATCGGTTCCCGTTATGGCGTTGCTTACTTGATGGACAAAATCCATTTGAGCGGCTTCATAGCGATGCTCGTGAAGCATATCGTGAACTTGTTCTACTTCATGACGATCGGTTCAGGCTATTATTTCGTCCAATACATTTACCATGAATTCTTCCATATCAAGGAAAAACGCAACATCTTCCGTGGTCACTTGTCCCGTTTGGGTAACGTGCTTTGGGCACTGCCATTGCGCGTCTTCTACGGCAGCATGTGGACTTGGGAAGCGGTCAAGAAGATCTACGGCCTGTACGGCACGACTTCTTGGTTTGGTGATGAGGTCGTCCTGCCTTTCGCTTGGCTGAAGGAAGCGACAACCGGGGCATCCGAAGCTGTCACGGAAACGGTCAGCCATCCGGTGTTCGGTTTGAGCTATGCCTATGGCGAAGAGCCTATGATGATCTTCAAAGAAGCGCCTGAGTGGTTCAACAGCATCATGCAAATCATGATCCCGAACGTAGAAATGGCTTTATTCTTCCAGAAATTCATGACGATCGTCGAGTTGCTGATCGGTTTGGCGATCATCGCTGGCTTGTTCACTTTCTTGGCGAATGCCGCAACAATCGCATTGGTGATCTCGTTCTCCTTATCCGGTATGTTCTACTGGGTGAACATGTGGTTCATTCCGGTGGCCATCGCCTTGATGAACGGATCGGGCAGAGCCTTCGGGTTGGACTACTATGTGATTCCGTGGATCCAGAAGAAACTTGACAACTGGTGGTATGGTAAGACAAAATCAATCTATAGACCGGGCATCGGTCAATAA
- a CDS encoding NusG domain II-containing protein: MRKYLKMIRRGDLLIILFLMAASFLPLGVFSYHQANAESADNIAVVSVDGVVVKEFVLEDDGKTETYVFHDDHGHENVIVREGSQIRIASADCDDQLCVRMGAKDDIGETIMCLPNRVLIEVRGAQGTTADDEEALDIIS, from the coding sequence ATGAGAAAATACCTGAAAATGATCCGCAGAGGCGATCTGCTTATCATCCTTTTTTTGATGGCGGCATCCTTCCTCCCGTTGGGGGTCTTCAGCTATCACCAAGCCAATGCTGAGAGCGCGGATAATATTGCGGTCGTCAGCGTGGACGGCGTAGTGGTCAAGGAGTTTGTCCTGGAGGATGACGGGAAAACGGAAACCTATGTTTTCCATGACGACCATGGGCACGAGAACGTGATTGTGCGGGAAGGATCCCAAATCCGGATCGCCTCCGCCGATTGCGATGACCAATTGTGTGTGCGCATGGGCGCGAAGGATGACATCGGGGAGACGATCATGTGTCTGCCGAACCGTGTGCTGATTGAGGTGCGGGGCGCCCAAGGGACGACTGCTGACGATGAAGAGGCCCTCGACATCATCTCCTGA